The following are encoded in a window of Gramella sp. MT6 genomic DNA:
- a CDS encoding ATP-binding protein, with product MRITQKHKNEILNIYQKWLDSYLNGDIDTYDSYFDDDYHFIGSTNNEEFLNRKDTTEFFRKTSDQFSGKTDLRNNIKTVELFGNIAFITHLFDAWFLNKEDWNFYGRFRFSNALHETKEGWRFIYQHFSIPDAKANVGETIGFDQITAENLQLREAINRRTKELEEKSRELQVEMALEKVRAKSLEMQHTSELQDVIKRVRRELLKLELPITGGAFIIINSDIQDELWCWGAGGTADYVEKVHVPFIDKPIYKGLIKGIKKGPGFFTEAFSNKEKVEFFEHLFKHPPYLNADDSHKNEVFSREGGYTRSCAIFRNTSIFIINHHGRVFTEFENSVLRRFGSVFEQAYTRFLDLKKAEAQAREAQFEAALERVRSRTMAMQHSNELPEAANVLFNEVRKLGIPAWSAGYNILSEDKRSSTCIMSSEGELQEPFVLPLTEHESLIPWHEAIVKNLDFFVYGQDGKDLVAHYDYMTSLPELKSTFEQFQEAGLDLPTKQFNHLVRFNKGFLLFITYEEVPEAHDIFKRFGKVFEQTYTRFLDLQKAEAQAREAQIEAALERVRSRSLAMHHSSELSSVVDKLLQEFTDLEFTLTFCIINLIDEQDKSNTVWAANPETGRDAESYYMKFEDYPFHHAMWDAWKAQKKRFIYTLEGEEKKIYDEYLYSETEFRRFPVHVQEANKALERYVAGFTFFEYSGLQTVSEEPISENDLEILERFGRVFEQAYTRFLDLQKAEVQAREAQIEAALERVRSRTMGMQKSSELEEVIKVVFDQLVHLNFNIEHAGFIIDYKENDDMHIWLTDKNSIPAEVTVPYIDTPHWHSFLKAKKKGDNFFSNLYTFEEKNKFYQELFEIIPGVTEEVISYYQNCKGLAISTVLMDDVGLYIENFEGEAFSEEENKTLLRFGKVFQQTYTRFRDLEKAEVQAREAQVEAALERIRSRSIGMQKSEDLADLSLELVKQVQELGVSTWFCAFNIYDEDERGSVEWGSNGQGVFPKYRTPREGIFLKYYNAGQQGQSLLINEIDEDECPAHYEYLCSLPGVGDQLLQMKAQGISFPTSQIDHVAFFKYGYLIFITYEPVPESYEIFKRFARVFEQSYTRFLDLQKAEERAREARVETALEKVRSRTLAMEYSKEFTETSMVVFEQLLELGISPNRLFIGLIDSDLDTIDAWATNEDGTRLANHFKLEASKNSSIARMLEGWKQGKTSQIINMQGRELQNYFKYLNEELKIPFQSGVEQKRRIQYMAYFSGGLIGLASGEEQDEDALELLERFAAVFNLTYIRFKDLKVAEANAIKAKQDLKEIKAARENAEKALTELQQTQKQLIQSEKMASLGELTAGIAHEIQNPLNFVNNFSEVSNELLDEIAEEIEKGDLEEVKEILKDIRNNLNKINHHGKRADAIVKGMLQHSRKGNSEIEPTDLNVLCEEYLRLAYHGLRAKDKSFNADLETDFDPDLGNVAVMAQEIGRVILNLLTNAFYAVLQKRNSSNDLLYEPKVSISTHKEESQVFIRVKDNGCGIPKKNLDKIFQPFFTTKPTGQGTGLGLSLSYDIVKAHGGVLEVETQKGTGTTFTITIKTNR from the coding sequence ATGAGAATAACTCAAAAACATAAAAATGAGATTCTGAATATTTATCAAAAGTGGCTTGATAGTTATTTGAATGGTGATATAGATACCTACGATTCCTATTTTGATGATGATTACCATTTCATTGGTTCTACAAACAATGAAGAGTTTCTAAACCGAAAAGACACCACCGAATTCTTTAGAAAAACCAGCGATCAATTTTCGGGCAAAACCGATCTGCGAAATAATATCAAAACCGTAGAGTTGTTCGGGAATATCGCATTTATTACCCACCTGTTCGACGCATGGTTCTTGAATAAAGAAGATTGGAATTTTTACGGAAGGTTTAGGTTTTCTAATGCTCTGCACGAAACAAAAGAAGGTTGGCGATTCATTTATCAGCATTTTTCAATTCCAGACGCCAAGGCAAATGTAGGCGAGACTATAGGTTTCGACCAGATCACTGCTGAAAATTTACAATTGCGGGAAGCTATTAATAGAAGGACTAAAGAGTTGGAAGAAAAGTCCCGGGAACTTCAGGTAGAAATGGCATTGGAAAAAGTCAGGGCGAAGTCTCTGGAAATGCAGCACACCTCAGAGCTTCAGGATGTAATTAAAAGGGTTCGCCGGGAACTGCTTAAACTGGAGCTTCCAATTACGGGAGGAGCCTTTATTATTATCAATTCAGATATACAGGATGAACTTTGGTGCTGGGGGGCAGGAGGTACGGCAGATTATGTAGAAAAAGTTCATGTTCCTTTTATAGATAAACCTATTTATAAAGGCTTGATCAAAGGCATAAAAAAAGGCCCGGGTTTTTTTACCGAAGCATTTAGCAATAAAGAGAAAGTTGAGTTTTTTGAACACCTTTTCAAACATCCTCCATATTTAAATGCAGATGATTCGCATAAAAATGAAGTTTTCTCACGTGAAGGAGGTTATACCCGGTCATGTGCCATATTCCGGAACACCTCGATATTTATAATCAATCACCATGGCCGGGTGTTTACAGAATTTGAGAACAGTGTTTTAAGGAGATTCGGAAGCGTATTTGAACAGGCATATACCCGTTTTCTGGATCTTAAAAAAGCAGAGGCCCAGGCCCGGGAGGCACAGTTCGAAGCAGCTCTGGAGCGGGTTAGAAGCCGTACTATGGCCATGCAGCATTCTAATGAATTACCAGAAGCAGCGAATGTTCTTTTTAATGAAGTTCGAAAATTAGGAATTCCCGCATGGAGTGCAGGATATAATATTCTGTCGGAAGATAAGAGATCCAGTACCTGTATCATGAGTAGCGAAGGGGAATTGCAAGAGCCATTCGTATTGCCTTTAACAGAACATGAAAGTTTGATTCCCTGGCATGAAGCGATAGTTAAAAATCTTGATTTTTTTGTTTACGGGCAGGACGGTAAGGACCTGGTAGCCCATTATGATTATATGACATCTCTGCCGGAACTTAAAAGCACCTTTGAGCAATTCCAGGAGGCAGGATTAGATCTGCCTACCAAACAGTTCAATCATCTGGTGAGGTTCAATAAGGGATTTTTACTATTTATTACCTATGAGGAAGTTCCCGAAGCTCATGATATTTTTAAACGTTTCGGAAAAGTATTTGAGCAAACCTATACCCGATTTCTGGACCTCCAAAAAGCCGAAGCGCAGGCCAGGGAAGCTCAGATCGAGGCGGCTCTGGAAAGAGTGAGGTCCAGGAGTCTGGCCATGCACCATTCCTCAGAGTTGTCATCTGTGGTAGATAAACTTCTCCAGGAGTTTACAGATCTGGAATTCACACTTACCTTCTGTATTATCAATCTTATCGATGAACAGGATAAGAGCAATACCGTTTGGGCTGCAAATCCCGAAACAGGACGGGATGCCGAATCTTACTATATGAAATTTGAAGATTATCCATTTCATCACGCTATGTGGGATGCCTGGAAGGCTCAGAAAAAGCGATTTATATATACCCTTGAAGGTGAAGAGAAAAAAATATATGATGAATATCTCTATTCAGAAACTGAATTCAGGCGATTCCCTGTGCATGTTCAGGAAGCTAATAAGGCTCTTGAAAGATATGTAGCTGGCTTTACCTTTTTTGAATATAGCGGACTCCAGACAGTAAGTGAAGAACCTATTTCTGAAAATGACCTGGAAATACTGGAGCGTTTTGGTAGGGTTTTCGAGCAGGCTTACACCCGGTTTCTGGACCTTCAGAAAGCTGAAGTCCAGGCCAGAGAAGCTCAGATCGAAGCTGCTCTGGAAAGAGTGCGTAGCAGAACGATGGGAATGCAAAAAAGTTCAGAACTGGAGGAGGTTATTAAGGTCGTATTTGATCAGCTGGTCCATCTGAATTTTAATATAGAACACGCCGGGTTTATTATAGACTACAAGGAGAACGATGACATGCATATCTGGCTTACCGATAAAAATAGTATTCCTGCTGAAGTAACTGTTCCCTATATAGATACTCCTCACTGGCATAGTTTTTTAAAGGCTAAAAAGAAAGGGGATAATTTTTTTAGCAACCTGTACACATTTGAAGAGAAAAATAAGTTTTATCAGGAGTTGTTTGAAATTATTCCTGGTGTAACGGAAGAAGTAATAAGCTATTATCAAAACTGTAAAGGGCTGGCCATATCCACAGTTTTAATGGACGATGTGGGGCTTTATATAGAGAACTTTGAAGGTGAGGCCTTTTCTGAAGAAGAAAATAAAACCCTTTTAAGGTTCGGTAAGGTATTTCAGCAAACTTATACCCGTTTTCGTGACCTGGAAAAGGCCGAAGTCCAGGCCAGAGAAGCGCAGGTCGAAGCTGCCTTAGAGAGGATTCGTAGCAGATCTATAGGTATGCAGAAGAGTGAAGATCTGGCAGATCTATCATTGGAACTTGTAAAACAAGTTCAGGAACTTGGTGTGTCCACCTGGTTTTGCGCCTTCAATATTTATGATGAGGATGAGAGAGGGTCTGTAGAATGGGGTAGCAATGGCCAGGGTGTATTCCCTAAATACAGAACACCAAGAGAAGGAATTTTTCTTAAATATTATAATGCTGGCCAGCAAGGGCAATCCTTGCTGATCAACGAAATAGATGAAGACGAGTGTCCTGCACATTACGAATATTTATGCTCCCTGCCGGGAGTCGGTGATCAATTACTGCAAATGAAAGCACAGGGAATTTCTTTCCCAACCTCCCAGATAGATCATGTTGCTTTTTTTAAATATGGATATCTCATTTTTATCACCTACGAACCTGTTCCGGAATCTTACGAGATCTTTAAAAGGTTTGCCAGGGTCTTTGAACAGTCCTATACCAGGTTCCTCGATTTGCAAAAGGCTGAAGAGCGGGCAAGGGAAGCGAGGGTGGAAACAGCCCTGGAAAAAGTGAGAAGCCGTACGCTGGCTATGGAATATAGCAAAGAATTTACCGAAACCTCTATGGTCGTTTTTGAGCAGCTACTGGAACTGGGGATTTCTCCAAATAGATTATTTATAGGCCTTATCGATAGTGACCTGGACACAATAGATGCCTGGGCAACCAATGAAGACGGTACCAGGCTAGCAAATCACTTTAAGTTAGAAGCTTCAAAAAACAGTTCGATTGCCCGGATGTTAGAAGGCTGGAAGCAGGGAAAGACTTCCCAGATAATAAATATGCAAGGCAGGGAATTGCAGAATTATTTCAAGTATCTAAATGAGGAATTGAAGATCCCATTTCAGAGTGGTGTGGAACAAAAAAGGAGGATCCAGTACATGGCCTATTTTTCTGGTGGACTTATTGGTTTGGCTTCCGGAGAGGAACAGGACGAAGATGCCCTTGAATTGCTGGAACGTTTTGCGGCAGTATTTAACCTTACCTACATCCGTTTTAAAGATCTGAAAGTTGCTGAAGCGAATGCCATAAAAGCTAAGCAGGATCTTAAAGAAATAAAGGCGGCCAGGGAAAATGCCGAAAAAGCACTCACAGAACTTCAGCAAACTCAGAAACAACTTATTCAATCTGAGAAGATGGCCAGCCTGGGAGAACTAACTGCAGGAATAGCCCACGAGATCCAGAATCCGCTGAATTTCGTGAATAATTTTTCTGAAGTAAGTAATGAACTTCTAGATGAAATAGCCGAAGAAATAGAAAAGGGCGATCTGGAGGAGGTAAAAGAAATTCTAAAGGATATCAGGAATAACCTTAATAAAATTAACCATCATGGCAAGCGTGCAGATGCTATTGTAAAAGGGATGCTGCAGCATAGCAGGAAAGGTAATTCAGAAATAGAACCAACAGATCTTAATGTTTTATGTGAAGAATATCTGCGTTTGGCCTATCATGGTTTGAGAGCCAAGGATAAATCTTTTAACGCTGATCTGGAAACAGATTTTGATCCAGATCTTGGGAATGTCGCTGTGATGGCGCAGGAGATTGGAAGGGTGATCCTCAACTTGCTTACCAATGCTTTTTATGCCGTATTGCAGAAAAGAAACAGCTCCAATGATCTTTTATATGAACCAAAAGTTAGTATTTCAACTCATAAAGAAGAGAGCCAGGTGTTTATTCGTGTTAAAGATAACGGCTGTGGGATTCCTAAAAAGAACCTGGATAAGATCTTTCAGCCATTTTTCACCACGAAGCCAACCGGGCAGGGAACTGGTTTGGGGCTTAGTCTAAGCTACGATATTGTAAAGGCCCATGGTGGTGTCCTAGAAGTAGAAACTCAAAAAGGCACGGGAACAACCTTCACAATCACAATAAAAACAAACCGATGA
- a CDS encoding DUF418 domain-containing protein produces MEAKPTSLTPINASQRISSLDIMRGIVLFGILLMNINGFGLAGAYANPTVTGGATGWNLYTWIGTTMFFEGTMRALFSLLFGVGMFILLSRLEQKGAGIKAADIYFRRLLWLLVFGLIHGYLLLWTGEILYDYALMGFLVYSFRNLKAKTLFISALLLFSVGTVWNYFEYRQDIKMLDQVELAKEYKASGMALTSDMEEATASWAEIEKSRSPEKVAETTQNMRKDYFSVVAFLAPKNMKTDTSWFYRYDVWDILSMMLLGIALFKWNILNAKKSYKFYGLVVLVCYAIGLSVNYYEVKMIMAGNFSFLSMAKAGITYDLGRLFMAMGHVGLIMIFCKLPVLKWLQDSLSAVGKMALTNYVMHSVICMFIFTGVGFGLFGSFQRYELLFIVFGIWVFQLIVSPIWLRYFYFGPLEWVWRNLSYKKNHLLRRQRAEPSVIPESPVG; encoded by the coding sequence ATGGAAGCTAAGCCAACTTCACTCACTCCCATCAATGCCAGTCAACGAATAAGTTCTCTCGATATCATGCGGGGAATTGTTTTATTCGGAATTTTACTGATGAATATTAATGGTTTTGGCCTGGCCGGAGCCTATGCTAATCCCACAGTTACCGGCGGGGCTACCGGATGGAACCTCTATACCTGGATTGGTACTACCATGTTTTTTGAGGGGACCATGCGAGCCTTGTTTTCGCTCCTTTTCGGAGTGGGCATGTTCATTTTGTTAAGCCGTTTAGAGCAAAAGGGTGCCGGGATTAAAGCCGCTGATATTTATTTCAGAAGACTTTTATGGTTACTGGTTTTTGGTCTTATACACGGTTACTTACTTTTATGGACCGGGGAGATCCTTTATGATTACGCGTTAATGGGATTCCTGGTATATTCTTTCCGCAATTTAAAAGCTAAAACACTATTTATAAGCGCACTCCTCCTTTTTTCGGTAGGTACGGTCTGGAATTATTTTGAATACCGGCAGGATATTAAAATGCTTGATCAGGTAGAATTGGCTAAGGAATACAAAGCCTCAGGGATGGCACTTACTTCTGATATGGAAGAAGCGACCGCCAGTTGGGCCGAAATTGAAAAAAGTCGTTCCCCGGAAAAAGTTGCTGAAACCACCCAGAATATGCGGAAGGATTATTTTTCTGTGGTAGCATTCCTGGCGCCAAAGAATATGAAAACAGATACCAGCTGGTTCTATAGATATGACGTGTGGGATATACTTTCAATGATGCTCCTGGGCATCGCCCTTTTTAAATGGAACATTTTAAACGCTAAAAAAAGTTACAAGTTTTACGGGCTTGTGGTACTGGTGTGTTATGCAATAGGATTAAGCGTGAATTATTACGAGGTAAAAATGATCATGGCGGGGAATTTTTCTTTTCTGTCTATGGCGAAAGCAGGTATTACCTATGATTTGGGGAGACTTTTCATGGCTATGGGTCATGTAGGTTTAATTATGATCTTTTGTAAACTGCCCGTATTAAAGTGGCTGCAGGATTCATTATCGGCGGTGGGAAAAATGGCACTTACCAATTACGTGATGCACTCGGTGATCTGTATGTTCATTTTTACTGGGGTAGGTTTCGGACTTTTTGGTTCATTTCAGAGATACGAACTACTGTTTATCGTATTTGGCATCTGGGTATTTCAGCTTATAGTTAGCCCAATATGGCTGAGGTATTTCTATTTTGGTCCGCTGGAATGGGTATGGAGAAATCTTAGCTATAAAAAGAATCATTTATTAAGAAGACAGCGGGCAGAACCTTCGGTAATTCCTGAAAGTCCTGTTGGATGA
- a CDS encoding heparan-alpha-glucosaminide N-acetyltransferase domain-containing protein: protein MEQKTFKRVESIDLLRGLVMVIMALDHVRDYFHINAITTNDPTNLDTTTPELFFTRFITHFCAPTFVFLAGTSAFLYGQKKSRKQLFNFLFSRGLWLIFVEIVIMNLVWWFDPTYGFINLQVIWAIGISMVILSLLIYLPWKLILSIALLMIFGHNMLDGFTLQGQDPAAVIWYILHQGGAIRTSDHLILFMYPIIPWVGVMALGYIFGSLYAWDYDSVKRKKWLLLLGLVSIALFLLLRMPNLYGDPSPWQEQNSSIFTILSVLNVTKYPPSLSYLLITLGPAMLFLFLTENIRNNITSFFLVFGRVPFFYYVLHVFVIHLAALLVLLVSGDDWTKMIFTENIFTNTELQGYGYPLIVVYLIWVIIVFLLYFPSKKYMEFKLRNKDKWWLSYL, encoded by the coding sequence ATGGCATTAGACCATGTAAGAGATTATTTTCATATTAATGCTATAACAACTAACGATCCTACCAATCTCGATACCACTACTCCAGAATTGTTCTTTACCCGCTTCATCACTCATTTTTGCGCACCTACTTTTGTGTTTTTGGCAGGTACTTCCGCGTTTTTATATGGTCAGAAAAAGTCCAGGAAACAGCTTTTCAATTTTCTTTTCAGCCGTGGACTGTGGCTTATTTTTGTTGAAATTGTTATTATGAACCTTGTATGGTGGTTCGATCCTACCTATGGTTTCATCAATTTACAGGTGATCTGGGCCATAGGTATAAGCATGGTAATACTATCTCTGCTTATCTACCTTCCCTGGAAATTAATACTGAGCATCGCTCTACTAATGATTTTCGGGCATAATATGCTGGACGGGTTTACCCTGCAGGGACAGGATCCTGCAGCTGTGATCTGGTATATTCTGCATCAGGGAGGTGCGATAAGAACCTCAGATCATCTTATTCTTTTTATGTACCCTATCATTCCGTGGGTTGGGGTTATGGCTTTGGGTTATATCTTCGGAAGTCTATATGCCTGGGATTATGACAGCGTAAAAAGAAAAAAATGGTTGTTGCTCCTGGGCCTTGTAAGTATAGCATTGTTCCTGCTACTCCGAATGCCAAATTTATATGGAGATCCTTCACCCTGGCAGGAACAGAATTCATCCATATTTACGATTCTATCTGTTTTGAATGTGACTAAATATCCGCCCTCGCTGTCCTATTTGTTGATCACCCTGGGCCCGGCCATGTTATTCCTTTTCTTAACCGAAAATATAAGGAACAACATCACCTCTTTTTTCCTGGTTTTTGGCAGGGTGCCCTTCTTTTATTATGTACTCCACGTTTTCGTGATCCATTTAGCCGCGCTTCTTGTGCTGCTGGTTTCTGGAGACGACTGGACCAAAATGATCTTCACTGAAAATATTTTCACCAACACAGAACTTCAGGGTTACGGCTATCCTTTGATCGTCGTGTACCTTATCTGGGTGATTATTGTTTTCCTTCTTTATTTCCCTAGTAAAAAGTACATGGAATTTAAACTTCGAAATAAGGATAAATGGTGGTTAAGTTATTTATAG